A stretch of Aspergillus nidulans FGSC A4 chromosome VI DNA encodes these proteins:
- a CDS encoding SDR family oxidoreductase (transcript_id=CADANIAT00009957) gives MHILITGAAGFIGQLLARELLNDPSYTLVLTDINEPPIPAGVKYPQNARTVTADLVKAADTVVDKSLDAVYAFHGIMSSGSEANFDLGMTVNVDATRKLLEALRATCPGVRVIYSSSQAVYGQPLPEVVDDTVIPTPQSSYGAEKLICETLVNEYTRRGFITGFTLRFPTISVRPGRPTAAASSFLSGMIREPLNGEECVIPLEDRSFKSWLCSPKTLVHNLILTLSLPADSLPLHIRQVNVPGICVTVQEMMDALAKIGGEDKLALLKEKEDPTLRPILDSWPTRFDNSQAISLGMKRDSSFEAAVRDYQLSLSQ, from the coding sequence ATGCATATTCTCATCACGGGTGCTGCGGGCTTCATTGGCCAATTGCTTGCGAGAGAACTGCTCAATGACCCTTCATATACTCTCGTCCTGACCGATATCAATGAACCACCGATCCCAGCCGGCGTCAAGTATCCTCAGAATGCGCGCACTGTCACGGCGGACCTCGTCAAGGCGGCGGATACGGTGGTGGACAAATCCCTAGACGCCGTCTATGCGTTCCATGGCATCATGTCATCTGGGTCCGAAGCCAATTTTGATCTGGGCATGACTGTCAATGTCGACGCTACTcgcaagctcctcgaggCCCTTCGTGCAACCTGTCCCGGGGTCAGGGTGATCTACTCTTCCAGTCAGGCCGTATACGGTCAACCGCTGCCTGAAGTGGTGGACGATACTGTCATTCCGACTCCCCAGTCATCGTACGGTGCGGAGAAGCTCATCTGCGAGACCCTAGTTAATGAATACACACGACGGGGGTTCATTACCGGCTTTACCCTCCGTTTCCCTACAATCTCAGTCCGCCCCGGCCGTCCTACCGCCGCTGCctcctctttcctctccgGTATGATCCGAGAGCCGTTGAATGGTGAAGAGTGCGTCATTCCCCTCGAAGATCGGTCCTTCAAGTCGTGGCTCTGCTCGCCCAAGACGCTCGTCCATAACTTGATACTCACGCTGTCGCTGCCCGCCGATTCTCTGCCGTTACATATCCGCCAGGTCAATGTACCCGGAATCTGTGTCACTGTTCAGGAGATGATGGACGCTCTGGCGAAGATTGGAGGGGAGGACAAGCTGGCTCtcctgaaagagaaagaagaccCCACGCTAAGGCCAATCCTTGACTCATGGCCGACACGATTCGACAATTCTCAGGCAATCTCTCTCGGAATGAAGCGCGACAGCTCGTTTGAGGCAGCAGTCAGAGACTATCAACTTTCTCTGAGCCAATGA
- a CDS encoding crossover junction endonuclease MUS81 (transcript_id=CADANIAT00009958), whose amino-acid sequence MKYVNHKTIVAFLPEIGKAGSHVTSRPNLEARVDRDSHGATKLFLSSICRVMAAKETQAERGLISSCFNLALGWQLSNAMSDDTCANPLLLGWIKEWLDQARERNTKGVTVYKKAYESMKACPLTFQHPSEAQQLNGLGPKLCERLTNKLKEYCKEHGLPMPEDPRTAKADKRKSTDGDTEGQPAKKARKPKPYAPALRSGPFALILALSSLDENSNQSMTKAELIEKAQPYCDSSFTVPSDPTKFFTAWNSMKILLTKELVYTRGHPLKKYSLTEEGWEVAKAIKKTAQKSIQNTLPFDVQSDVTADEPRTAQREDLASQRDFERQIRPGLQAHNSQRHTLDSLENTLDNSTITPIPISPDNFTVQLILDTREVRTSKDRDYISNELIRKGITPEVRALEVGDTMWVAKFHDPTFLRKYGEEGDEIMLDWIVERKRLDDLIGSIKDGRFHEQKFRLRRSGIKNVIYLIEEFAVTHHESNAAAAQKYHDMVASAIAQTQVVNGYFVKRTKNLDDTIRYLARMTFLLRNMYSAPSPPSSRTSARPSHTLALLPTRHLALSSSHISALNTLRAENPHVTYGVTFPTFCAIASKSDALTLRDIFLKMLMCTKGVSGDKALEIQRVWPTPQAFIRAFEELTDPKQKENMVADRMAHVMVGRKKIAKVLSRKIAEVWGGLPG is encoded by the exons ATGAAGTACGTAAATCATAAGACAATTGTTGCCTTTCTGCCTGAAATTGGCAAAGCGGGATCGCACGTGACTTCGCGTCCTAACCTGGAAGCACGCGTCGATCGCGACTCCCATGGAGCAACCAAGCTGTTTTTGAGCTCTATTTGCCGTGTGATGGCAGCCAAAGAGACTCAGGCTGAGCGCGGGCTGATTTCTTCGTGCTTCAATCTTGCT CTCGGGTGGCAACTCAGCAACGCCATGAGCGACGATACTTGCGCAAACCCCCTGCTTCTGGGTTGGATTAAGGAATGGCTCGACCAGGCCCGGGAGCGTAATACCAAGGGAGTCACGGT GTACAAAAAGGCGTACGAGTCGATGAAAGCATGTCCCTTGACGTTCCAACACCCCTCGGAAGCTCAGCAACTCAACGGCCTGGGACCTAAACTATGCGAACGTCTCACAAATAAACTCAAGGAGTATTGCAAGGAGCACGGGCTTCCCATGCCCGAAGATCCACGGACTG CCAAAGCGGACAAAAGAAAGTCTACTGATGGTGACACTGAAGGCCAACCGGCAAAGAAGGCCCGGAAACCCAAACCGTATGCGCCGGCTTTACGATCCGGCCCTTTTGCTTTGATTCTCGCCCTGAGCAGTCTCGATGAGAATTCGAACCAGAGCATGACCAAAGCGGAGTTGATTGAGAAGGCACAGCCGTATTGTGATAGCTCGTTTACCGTGCCTTCTGATCCGACCAAGTTTTTTACCGCTTGGAATTCGATGAAGATATTGCTCACGAAGGAGCTCGTTTATACACGAGGGCATCCTCTGAAAAAGTATTCTTTAACTGAAGAAGGGTGGGAGGTTGCCAAAGCTATCAAGAAGACCGCCCAGAAGTCAATTCAGAATACACTACCGTTTGATGTTCAATCA GATGTAACCGCGGATGAACCTAGAACCGCACAGCGAGAAGACCTTGCAAGCCAGAGGGATTTCGAACGTCAGATTAGACCAGGTCTCCAAGCTCATAATAGTCAACGGCACACCCTAGATTCCCTGGAGAACACATTAGACAACTCAACGATCACGCCAATCCCCATCTCCCCAGACAACTTTACCGTTCAACTAATCCTTGACACGCGCGAAGTTCGGACATCCAAAGACAGGGACTACATATCCAACGAATTGATCCGCAAAGGTATTACTCCCGAAGTCCGCGCCCTCGAAGTCGGCGACACAATGTGGGTAGCCAAGTTCCACGATCCAACCTTTCTCCGCAAatacggagaagaaggcgacgaaATTATGCTCGACTGGATTGTGGAGCGTAAACGACTAGACGACCTTATAGGCTCTATAAAGGATGGCCGCTTCCATGAGCAGAAATTTCGCCTCCGCCGTTCGGGCATTAAGAATGTTATCTACCTCATTGAGGAGTTCGCCGTGACACATCATGAGTCAAATGCCGCAGCTGCTCAGAAATATCATGACATGGTTGCTTCGGCTATTGCACAGACGCAAGTTGTGAATGGATATTTTGTCAAACGAACGAAGAATCTGGACGATACGATACGGTATCTTGCGCGCATGACATTCCTACTGAGAAATATGTATAGCGCCCCATCACCACCCTCTTCGCGTACCTCAGCTAGACCTTCCCATaccctcgccctcctcccGACCCGGCACCTCGCCCTCTCAAGCTCCCATATTTCGGCTCTCAACACGCTCCGCGCCGAGAACCCGCACGTCACATACGGCGTCACATTCCCGACCTTCTGCGCTATCGCCTCAAAATCAGACGCCCTGACACTCCGTGACATATTCTTAAAAATGCTCATGTGCACCAAGGGGGTTAGCGGGGATAAGGCGCTGGAGATTCAAAGGGTCTGGCCGACGCCCCAGGCTTTTATCAGGGCGTTTGAGGAGTTGACTGACCCCAAACAAAAAGAGAATATGGTGGCAGATCGCATGGCGCACGTTATGgtagggaggaagaagattgcGAAAGTGCTTAGTAGAAAGATTGCAGAGGTTTGGGGAGGCTTACCTGGATAG
- a CDS encoding putative copper resistance-associated P-type ATPase (transcript_id=CADANIAT00009959), protein MAQPAERHRSTFFISNVHCTSCVAYINQVLSETQGIADIDVSIFTHEVHVVHTKGTNPLSIAEILAEAAFEVHHVTTRNSAGVIIVDSDTATRFPHDPRFSITSRSSVGQRDKQKHLANCDACRKEGQPTDEKSQHLLSNVQGAEAEDDSVSAQESLPEKSQKFHARISIGGMSCASCSNSITNEIRQLEFVDDITVTLLSNSATVTFWGPRSNVEQIIEQIEDIGFEASLDEVNQVDTEPSQTQNLGYIAEISIGGMTCGSCSGAVTQGLNELPFLTNAVVNLMSHSAQVELDNPDDAQLVVQKIEDLGYDASLVNITPKAAELGSGLEKRTVSFRVEGMFCHHCPKKVYDSLKEIPDLEIDDMLSVKYPILKVTYTPRSPSLTVRTIREKIESAHNAFKAAVYHPPSVEDRSREMQRHERCRLLYRFLFVLMVAIPEFIVGIVFMSLVSKDNHIRQYLEQSMWSGSVTRMEWALFIMTTPVMFYGTDIFHVRAAKEIITLWRPGSRMPLLQRLYRFGSMNFLISAGTTVAYVSSLAILIMDAVTKAHSDAHSSTYFDTVVFLTLFILAGRYMEAYSKGRAGDAVAALGKLRPSEALIVVNASSDEAQSIDVDLLEIGDIVQVPHGASPPADGRIAGLGSFQFDESSLTGESKPVSKTAGDQVYTGSVNVGQPVEIQITAIGRSSMLDQIIAVVREGQGKRAPLQRVADTLVGHFVPAITLIAVLTFVIWVSLGVSGALPSDYLDVSRGGWPFWSLEFAIAVFVVACPCGLALAAPTALFVGGGLAARYGILVKGGGEAFQEASRLNAIVFDKTGTLTEGGSLQVSDHESLITDSSHIEIAWAVARKLEESSNHPIARAIAAFCKAQPSASVVNSEIEEKSGQGMQGRFTVSLVDSSNGTATTRHFEAAIGNQRLYESLSSSDQDHYYLCNTLSRYQATGRSTAILSLREICPTEPDSPTGSETHFFPAIVFAISDTIKPDAANMISQLQQRKINVFMCTGDNETTAHAVADMIGIPRSNVLANTLPAGKADFVRQIQIQPAQAGGGGTTRQIVAFVGDGVNDSPALAAADVSIAMASGSDVAINSASFILLNSELTTILNLVLLSRRVINRIKINFGWAVIYNLCLVPVAAGVFYPIVSGHRMAMVMGEMVTVQSHWRLSPVWAALAMALSSISVVCSSLALAIEWKTVAEVWHRVKCRLGGRTTRQQE, encoded by the coding sequence ATGGCGCAGCCGGCTGAAAGACACCGCAGTACGTTTTTTATCAGTAACGTGCACTGCACCTCCTGCGTCGCGTATATCAATCAGGTCCTATCGGAAACGCAAGGGATAGCAGATATCGATGTCTCGATCTTCACTCACGAAGTGCATGTCGTCCATACAAAGGGAACAAACCCGCTCTCGATAGCTGAGATCTTGGCTGAGGCCGCGTTCGAGGTCCACCATGTCACGACCAGGAATTCAGCAGGCGTCATCATAGTCGATTCAGACACTGCAACTAGATTCCCTCATGACCCGAGGTTCTCCATCACCAGTCGCTCCTCTGTTGGCCAAAGGGACAAACAGAAACATCTCGCCAACTGCGATGCCTGTAGGAAGGAGGGCCAGCCGACGGATGAGAAATCTCAGCACCTTCTTTCGAATGTTCAGGGGGCCGAGGCCGAAGATGACTCGGTGTCGGCACAGGAGTCGCTACCGGAGAAGAGTCAAAAATTCCATGCGCGGATATCCATTGGTGGAATGAGCTGTGCCTCTTGCTCCAACTCCATAACAAACGAGATTCGCCAGCTTGAATTTGTGGACGATATCACTGTCACATTACTCTCGAATAGTGCCACTGTAACTTTTTGGGGGCCGCGGTCGAATGTTGAACAAATTATTGAACAGATTGAGGATATTGGGTTTGAGGCTTCGCTGGACGAGGTCAACCAGGTCGATACCGAGCCGTCTCAAACTCAAAATCTGGGGTATATTGCGGAGATTTCCATTGGGGGCATGACTTGCGGCTCCTGCTCTGGAGCTGTAACGCAAGGGCTGAATGAGCTGCCTTTCCTGACTAATGCTGTGGTCAACTTGATGTCTCACAGTGCCCAGGTCGAGCTGGATAATCCAGACGATGCGCAGCTGGTTGTACAGAAAATCGAAGATTTGGGGTACGATGCCTCGCTTGTCAATATAACACCAAAGGCAGCCGAGCTGGGCTCTGGGCTTGAGAAAAGAACTGTATCTTTTCGCGTTGAGGGCATGTTCTGCCACCACTGTCCAAAGAAGGTCTATGACTCCTTGAAGGAGATACCAGACCTTGAAATTGATGACATGTTATCTGTCAAGTATCCGATACTGAAGGTCACTTACACCCCTCGCTCACCTTCGCTTACGGTGCGAACTATACGCGAGAAGATTGAAAGCGCCCACAATGCCTTTAAAGCCGCAGTTTATCATCCTCCAAGTGTCGAGGATCGATCTCGGGAGATGCAGCGTCATGAAAGATGCCGCCTGCTTTACCGTTTCCTTTTCGTTCTGATGGTGGCTATTCCTGAATTCATAGTCGGAATCGTCTTCATGAGCCTTGTTTCCAAGGACAACCATATCCGACAGTATCTGGAGCAGTCGATGTGGTCAGGCAGCGTGACTCGCATGGAGTGGGCTCTCTTCATAATGACCACTCCTGTCATGTTTTACGGGACGGACATCTTCCATGTTCGCGCCGCAAAAGAGATCATCACCTTATGGCGTCCTGGAAGTCGCATGCCACTACTTCAAAGATTATATCGCTTCGGTAGCATGAACTTTCTCATCTCTGCTGGAACAACCGTAGCATATGTCTCCTCATTAGCTATTCTGATAATGGATGCCGTGACGAAAGCCCATTCTGATGCTCACAGCTCTACCTACTTCGACACAGTTGTCTTTCTGACCTTGTTCATTCTCGCTGGTCGTTATATGGAGGCGTACAGCAAGGGGAGAGCTGGCGATGCCGTCGCCGCGCTCGGAAAATTACGGCCGTCAGAGGCTTTGATTGTCGTGAACGCCAGCTCAGACGAGGCGCAGAGTATCGATGTCGATCTCCTCGAAATCGGAGACATAGTACAAGTTCCCCATGGAGCCTCCCCTCCCGCCGATGGGAGGATTGCAGGGCTGGGATCATTCCAATTCGATGAGAGCTCGCTCACCGGTGAATCGAAACCAGTAAGCAAAACAGCAGGAGATCAAGTCTACACCGGATCCGTGAACGTTGGTCAGCCCGTTGAGATTCAGATCACCGCTATTGGCCGTTCATCGATGCTTGATCAAATAATCGCTGTTGTGCGCGAGGGTCAGGGCAAACGTGCACCCCTTCAGCGGGTCGCAGATACGCTCGTAGGCCATTTTGTGCCCGCTATCACATTGATCGCTGTTCTGACCTTCGTAATATGGGTCTCTCTTGGAGTATCAGGAGCGTTGCCCTCAGACTACCTCGACGTAAGCCGTGGCGGGTGGCCATTTTGGAGTCTCGAattcgccatcgccgtcttTGTCGTCGCTTGTCCATGCGGCCTTGCACTTGCTGCACCAACTGCTCTCTTCGTTGGTGGCGGATTAGCTGCACGATATGGTATCCTGGTCAAAGGTGGAGGTGAAGCTTTCCAAGAGGCTAGTCGGCTCAACGCCATCGTCTTCGACAAAACCGGCACTCTGACGGAAGGAGGAAGCCTGCAGGTGTCAGACCATGAATCGTTAATCACAGACTCGAGTCATATAGAGATTGCCTGGGCTGTTGCTCGAAAGCTGGAGGAAAGCAGCAATCACCCGATTGCTCGTGCGATAGCTGCCTTCTGCAAAGCACAGCCGTCAGCGTCGGTTGTCAACTCTGAGATAGAGGAGAAATCAGGACAGGGAATGCAGGGCAGATTTACTGTATCGCTAGTAGACTCGTCGAATGGTACAGCAACGACCCGACATTTTGAAGCGGCTATCGGCAACCAGCGTCTATATGAAAGCCTTTCCTCTTCCGATCAAGACCACTATTACCTATGCAACACTCTCTCCAGATACCAGGCAACAGGCAGATCCACCGCGATTCTATCTCTGCGAGAGATATGCCCTACTGAGCCTGACTCACCAACCGGAAGTGAAACCCACTTCTTCCCAGCCATAGTATTCGCAATATCTGATACAATTAAACCCGATGCTGCAAACATGATTTcgcagcttcagcaacgCAAAATCAACGTCTTCATGTGCACAGGTGACAATGAAACCACCGCGCACGCTGTCGCCGACATGATAGGCATCCCTCGAAGCAACGTCCTAGCCAACACCCTCCCAGCCGGTAAAGCCGACTTTGTCCGGCAAATTCAAATCCAACCCGCACAGgcaggcggcggcggcacaACCCGCCAAATTGTCGCCTTCGTCGGCGACGGTGTCAACGATTCCCCTGCCCTCGCCGCCGCAGATGTGAGCATCGCCATGGCGTCCGGCTCTGACGTCGCCATCAACTCCGCTAGCTTTATCCTGCTTAATTCCGAACTCACCACAATACTCaaccttgtcctcctcagccgcCGAGTCATTAATCGCATCAAGATAAACTTTGGCTGGGCGGTAATTTACAACCTCTGTCTGGTCCCTGTTGCAGCGGGCGTCTTCTATCCGATTGTCTCTGGGCATAGAATGGCCATGGTTATGGGGGAGATGGTCACCGTCCAATCACATTGGCGGCTAAGCCCAGTCTGGGCGGCGCTGGCAATGGCGTTGAGTAGTATTTCGGTTGTCTGCAGTAGTTTGGCGTTGGCCATTGAGTGGAAGACGGTTGCCGAGGTGTGGCATAGGGTTAAGTGTAGGTTAGGGGGCCGGACTACGCGTCAACAGGAGTGA
- a CDS encoding transcription factor TFIIIB subunit BRF1 (transcript_id=CADANIAT00009960) yields MSARPGMRPPVPPRGPKPPVGRLASLKSPGATAIRRPQPVARPQPAKPTTHPKTTTCPNPSCPAPHIIEDDGQKVCSGCGTVVSEANIVSEVTFGESASGAAIVQGSFVGEDQTHSASKAAGQVFKLAVGLNFIQGRRTKTVAAVCLYIACRRQDGNTVMLIDFADVLMINVFKLGRTYKALLDELRLGGNVFLMNPIDPESLIYRFAKQLEFGPSTMQVASEAVRIVQRMNRDWMTTGRRPAGICGAALILAARMNNFRRTVREVVYVVKVTEITISQRLNEFSSTESGELTVDQFRSVQLENTHDPPSFTRARQGRKPARSIKRNAAETAAEIEEDAEGLEESEVPPRRVDADGFTIPNLPIDPALIQADKDSQSSAAVGGPEDSTAPLAKGRTKGNGRPKLPSPSPEQVASEEALENEMSEYLAKGSNMIESIECGATRPKKVVSDNPEIDEAEFDSDPEVSNCLLAPHEVEIKERIWVHENKDYLRTQQAKALKRALEEADAQPGDRKPRKRRKGRLGDVRYLEGEGEDGDGRSTRASTPAEATRRMLERRGFSKKINYRLLETLFGEDEGDEAAKEGEGGSRSRSQSVASRRGASIDPEGTKRPRFLGTTTPTKAARGPTPAAAPIPAHVEDPTYRRVPVTKTDSNPPTDPSTEVVGLAPADPQAVDPDDEDNDYDDDEGDEDDGVDAAFSGHYGDYYDEGSDYYDSD; encoded by the exons ATGTCTGCGAGACCTGGGATGCGTCCTCCCGTTCCCCCGCGAGGCCCCAAACCTCCTGTTGGCCGCTTGGCCAGTCTGAAATCCCCCGGTGCTACGGCCATCAGGCGCCCCCAGCCAGTTGCACGGCCGCAGCCCGCAAAGCCAACCACTCACCCCAAGACCACTACATGCCCTAACCCGAGCTGTCCAGCCCCTCATATCattgaggatgatggccagAAGGTCTGTTCCGGGTGTGGTACAGTTGTCAGTGAAGCCAACATCGTTTCCGAAGTGACGTTTGGTGAATCCGCCTCTGGTGCTGCTattgtccaaggttctttCGTCGGGGAAGACCAGACCCAT AGTGCTTCGAAAGCTGCCGGTCAGGTCTTCAAGCTAGCCGTGGGACTCAATTTCATTCAAGGTCGCCGGACGAAGACGGTGGCTGCCGTCTGTCTTTACATCGCTTGCCGTCGCCAAGACGGCAATACTGTCATGTTGATTGATTTCGCCGACGTTCTCATG ATCAACGTCTTCAAATTGGGACGTACATATAAGGCTCTCTTGGATGAACTTCGTCTGGGCGGGAACGTTTTTCTCATGAATCCAATCGATCCAGAGAGCTTGATCTACAGATTCGCCAAACAGCTTGAGTTTGGCCCCTCAACCATGCAAGTGGCTAGCGAAGCTGTGCGTATTGTGCAGCGCATGAACCGCGATTGGATGACCACCGGTCGACGACCTGCAGGTATTTGTGGAGCCGCTCTGATCCTTGCGGCCCGAATGAACAACTTCCGCCGCACCGTCCGCGAAGTTGTCTATGTTGTCAAAGTGACAGAAATCACCATCAGTCAACGATTAAACGAGTTTAGCTCTACCGAGAGTGGAGAACTGACTGTCGACCAATTCCGCTCTGTGCAACTGGAGAATACCCATGATCCGCCCTCATTTACTAGGGCACGGCAGGGAAGGAAACCGGCCCGCAGCATTAAGAGAAATGCTGCAGAGACTGCTgccgagattgaggaggacgCAGAGGGGCTAGAAGAGTCAGAAGTACCGCCAAGACGCGTTGACGCAGATGGTTTCACAATCCCCAACTTGCCAATCGACCCGGCTCTGATACAAGCGGATAAAGACAGCCAGTCGTCCGCTGCCGTTGGTGGACCGGAGGATTCTACGGCGCCTTTAGCAAAAGGTCGTACCAAAGGAAATGGCCGCCCGAAACTGCCCTCACCCTCCCCTGAACAGGTCGCATCCGAAGAGGCACTGGAAAATGAGATGTCTGAATACCTGGCCAAAGGTTCCAACATGATAGAAAGCATTGAATGCGGGGCAACCCGGCCAAAGAAAGTTGTATCGGACAATCCCGAAATTGACGAGGCGGAGTTTGATTCAGACCCGGAAGTTTCCAACTGTTTGCTAGCCCCTCATGAAGTTGAAATCAAGGAGCGCATCTGGGTTCATGAGAACAAGGATTACCTACGTACGCAGCAGGCCAAAGCTTTAAAGAGGGCTCTGGAGGAAGCTGATGCCCAGCCCGGCGACCGTAAGCCGCGGAAGCGTCGCAAGGGTAGACTGGGAGATGTTCGATATCTCGAAGGtgagggagaagatggagatggaagaagtaCCCGAGCATCTACGCCGGCGGAGGCTACGCGTCGGATGCTGGAACGGAGAGGCTTCAGTAAGAAAATCAATTACCGTCTCCTCGAGACGCTGtttggcgaggatgaaggtgacgaAGCTGCGAAGGAGGGTGAAGGTGGCAGCCGGAGTCGCAGTCAGAGTGTGGCTTCCAGACGCGGTGCCAGCATCGACCCTGAAGGCACCAAGCGGCCAAGGTTCCTTGGAACTACTACGCCCACAAAGGCAGCTAGAGGTCCAACTCCGGCCGCAGCTCCAATTCCTGCCCATGTTGAAGACCCAACATACCGCAGAGTTCCTGTTACCAAGACTGATAGTAATCCTCCCACTGATCCATCAACTGAGGTTGTGGGATTAGCGCCGGCGGATCCACAGGCTGTTGAcccagatgacgaggacAACGActatgatgacgacgagggcgacgaggacgacggcgTCGATGCTGCATTCTCCGGCCATTATGGCGATTACTACGATGAAGGCAGTGACTACTACGATAGTGATTAG
- a CDS encoding sugar transporter-like protein (transcript_id=CADANIAT00009961), translated as MAKLEMYGRGLGLRMAILFTCLMAFVLFGYNQGAIAGVLENEDFRNVVEHPSSAVLGVIVGIYNIGCLAGTAAAFMTSDRLGFRKSMWIAMGLLTIGAIPQACAYSRAQMLASRFIGGIGTGIMTSIVPVYQSELCEARNRGMYVCSQPLSVGVGISGAYWFVYGMSFAPGSVAWRLPIAAQLVFIIIVAILVAGPENDPKVVDDAEGIFRATELDSLRGEYKWSQVLKKDEIQTGRRVLLAYGLQFINQMGGVNIIVSYVTTVLQYNVGLDPKTSLLLGGVIQVMFVIGSFYPTFYSDRLGRKKPMMWGSFGLFICMMMISILLSFKGTPQEKPAGAASVAFFFLFMLIYGASTNCVPWVYGPELLPMHVRTKGNAIGISANWLWNFFVAMIGPTLITDLEWKGYLIFMCMNLAFLPILYLYYPETANLSLEEIDSLFMVKATSHSCSTPSASTSTSSTNDPDTVTTEKKSTVTAQTHAQTQTQAQTQRQTSKKEGGSFPPV; from the exons ATGGCGAAGCTTGAGATGTACGGCAGAGGGCTAGGCCTTCGAATGGCCATTCTGTTCACTTGCCTGATGGCATTCGTTTTGTTCG GTTACAACCAAGGGGCTATTGCGGGTGTCCTTGAGAATGAGGATTTTCGCAATGTCGTCGAGCATCCCAGTTCTGCTGTCCTTGGGGTGATTGTTGGCATTTACAACATCGGCTGCTTGGCTggcactgcagcagccttcATGACAAGTGACCGCCTTGGATTTCGCAAGTCCATGTGGATTGCCATGGGCCTTCTAACA ATTGGGGCGATTCCACAAGCATGCGCCTATTCCAGGGCTCAAATGCTCGCATCGCGTTTTATCGGGGGGATTGGCACCGGGATCATGACCTCGATCGTACCGGTGTACCAGTCTGAGCTTTGTGAAGCGCGGAATCGAGGAATGTACGTGTGCAGCCAGCCTCTCTCCGTTGGTGTTGGAATCTCGGGTGCCTACTGGTTTGTCTATGGAATGAGCTTCGCCCCTGGATCAGTCGCTTGGAGACTTCCAATCGCTGCTCAGCTGGttttcatcatcattgtGGCCATACTTGTTGCCGG GCCGGAGAATGACCCCAAAGTGGTCGATGATGCGGAGGGAATATTTAGAGCCACTGAGCTAGACAGTCTCCGCGGCGAGTACAAATGGTCCCaggtgttgaagaaggacgagattcAAACGGGCCGACGGGTCTTACTGGCATATGGACTGCAGTTCATCAACCAAATGGGAGGTGTCAACATCATCGTG TCCTATGTCACGACCG TGCTGCAATACAATGTTGGTTTGGACCCCAAAACCAGTCTACTCCTAGGAGGAGTGATCCAGGTGATGTTTGTCATTG GCTCCTTCTATCCCACTTTCTACTCTGATCGCCTTGGCCGGAAGAAGCCGATGATGTGGGGCTCTTTTGGCCTGTTCATTtgcatgatgatgatctccattcttctctccttcaaag GAACGCCGCAAGAGAAACCTGCCGGTGCTGCGTCCGTCgcattcttcttcctcttcatgcTGATTTATGGCGCTTCCACTAACTGTGTGCCCTGGGTGTACGGACCTGAGCTCCTGCCCATGCACGTCCGCACAAAAGG CAACGCCATCGGAATCTCGGCGAATTGGCTCTGGAATTTCTTCGTTGCCATGATTGGGCCAACACTAATTACTGATCTCGAGTGGAAAGGCTACCTTATCTTCATGTGTATGAAtcttgcttttcttccg ATCCTTTACCTATACTACCCAGAAACGGCCAATCTCAGCCTTGAGGAAATTGACTCCCTCTTCATGGTGAAAGCAACCAGCCACAGCTGCTCTACACCTAGCGCTAGCACAAGTACTAGCTCCACTAATGACCCGGATACCGTTACGACCGAGAAGAAGAGTACGGTTACGGCTCAGACTCATGCTCAGACTCAAACTCAGGCACAAACTCAAAGGCAGACCTCCAAGAAGGAGGGTGGCTCTTTTCCGCCAGTTTGA